Below is a window of Populus alba chromosome 2, ASM523922v2, whole genome shotgun sequence DNA.
cgcgcgcgcgcgcgcgtgtaAGGTTGCAATTTTGAGGACTGGTGCATCAAGCGTTTCTTTTGCTTCATTTGTCAAGTGGATAACCTGCATTATTTATTTCTGGTTTTATGGATTCCCAGAGCTCAAGAAAGAAACCTTTTTATCATGATTGAAACCCAAAGTTGCTTTAATGTATAAGTCAACACCACAGCCATGCTGAGATCACCAATGCAACCACAAACACACCACTGCTGGCTTTACTGCCCCCTCAACCAGCACAAGAGTACTGTTACCTGTATCAACATCTCTTGTATCACAAACATGTTAATGATGCATCAGTACTGGACCGTgttgattatttaaaatcaagaaacagCCAGCAATCTAATTGATGGAGAATTGCACTAATCATATTTAGCGTGATTGAAGGGAAAGGGCAGTTAGAGGAGGGTGGGTTTTTATGTGGATGGTGAGGGTTGAAGGTTGGGCTGGAAGGAGGAGATTGGGGAGGTTGTCAGAGAATTGTCTAATCAACTTCGGAAATTCAAACTTTTCCTACAATATTTGATTGCTGCTTGGTCAATAGTTGCCTTGTGTGATTTCTCATTTTGGTAACATATTTTTACTTCACTATTAAATTTTCAGCAAGGCCATGGAGAAAGCCAGTAATAGTCAAGCAATCAAAGATGCTATTGGGGAGCCGATTGTCAAAGGTCCATGGTACAATGCATCTCTTGCTGTAGCTCACAAGAGGCAGTCTGTGTCTTGCACATTTCCTGTGTCTGGACCACATGGCAATGGAGTATTCCAATTGAAGGCAGTTCGTAATGGAGGTTAGTGCATTAGTGATCTactatttttccttttacagTCTTCGTGTTTGATTTGTACTTTGAGCTTTTCATACCTGCCAAGCTTATCCTACCATGCTCAAAGACTTGACCTGCATAAGAACCCTTGCTCAGATATGTACATCATTGCTAGTTTTTCGCTGCTAATCCTTTAGAACTCTCTGCACTGGTTCGAAATGTAAATTCTGTCGAGGGGCTCTTCTGCGTCTACTGTGTGTGAGTGCATACCTTAGGATGGACCGTCCATCACCCCCTCCCATGCTCATACTGGGGGCAGCTGCCAAGACTGCTGGCTGTCAGCTGTTGTATTtcattgaaataagaaaaaagttacaTACCCCTTTCTTGTTGGAGTCTCAACACACACATCTGAGGTTGCCtgtgtattttgtatttgtagCTTATGCCTTCTATTTCTAAGCTAACAggcaaataacttttttctctATCAGATGACGGTTGGTTTTCATTTTTCCTTCCTCGGAACTGGGAAATCCTGATAATGGAAGCTCTCCTTCATATCCCTTCTAATGAAGAAAGGCAGCAAACCATGCGGATTAGTCTCTCAGACAGCTTCTCATCTCCAGCCTGTAAGACATGCACCGAATGCCCGCAGCAGGAATCCCAAGATCCAGAGAAGAAATGAG
It encodes the following:
- the LOC118050038 gene encoding uncharacterized protein — translated: MLARRFISLFKNSPSSQTSSGGKYLDEGKSKSFGRKAVTFVLVTVTGGVALSALDDLAIYHGCSSKAMEKASNSQAIKDAIGEPIVKGPWYNASLAVAHKRQSVSCTFPVSGPHGNGVFQLKAVRNGDDGWFSFFLPRNWEILIMEALLHIPSNEERQQTMRISLSDSFSSPACKTCTECPQQESQDPEKK